One window of the Shewanella maritima genome contains the following:
- a CDS encoding twin-arginine translocation signal domain-containing protein codes for MKKQASDMGRRQLLKALAIGGAAGAVASVSASASAAAPKVAAEPKSDNYRETEHIRRYYASLSK; via the coding sequence ATGAAGAAGCAAGCTTCCGACATGGGCCGTCGTCAACTGCTTAAAGCATTGGCGATTGGTGGTGCGGCAGGTGCTGTAGCGAGTGTAAGTGCATCAGCTTCGGCTGCGGCACCTAAAGTTGCCGCAGAGCCAAAATCTGACAACTACCGCGAGACAGAGCATATCCGTCGTTACTATGCCTCGTTAAGCAAATAA
- a CDS encoding TorD/DmsD family molecular chaperone has translation MTENVREVKENDQLRADIYQLLAALLRRHPSAELLQFLAELEVEEEEDNNMSTAWVGLREAAKKADVEALEDEYFAIFYGVGSGEIMPYGSWFQTGSLMDKPLALLRNDLMQMGFEREENVKEPEDHVAALCEVMGTLIMEAPGYRQLAFYQRHIGSWITRFCETLARCPSAQFYLAVAKLAEAFFETEAVEFEQLSLDIPVNCPGSADLEPVAENDEVVKVN, from the coding sequence ATGACCGAAAATGTGAGAGAAGTGAAAGAAAACGATCAGCTTAGAGCCGATATTTATCAGCTATTAGCTGCGTTGTTACGCCGTCATCCAAGCGCTGAATTATTGCAATTTTTAGCTGAGCTGGAAGTTGAAGAGGAAGAAGACAACAACATGAGCACAGCTTGGGTTGGCCTGCGTGAAGCGGCTAAAAAAGCTGATGTTGAAGCACTAGAAGATGAGTACTTTGCCATCTTTTACGGTGTAGGTAGTGGTGAAATTATGCCTTATGGCAGCTGGTTCCAAACCGGTTCATTAATGGATAAACCATTAGCACTGCTACGTAACGACCTAATGCAAATGGGTTTTGAACGCGAAGAAAACGTTAAAGAGCCAGAAGATCACGTTGCCGCACTATGTGAGGTGATGGGTACGCTCATTATGGAAGCGCCAGGCTACCGCCAGCTTGCTTTCTACCAGCGTCATATCGGTTCTTGGATCACACGTTTTTGTGAAACATTAGCGCGCTGCCCAAGCGCACAATTTTATCTTGCAGTTGCCAAACTGGCTGAGGCCTTTTTTGAGACCGAAGCCGTTGAGTTTGAGCAGTTGAGTTTAGATATTCCGGTGAATTGTCCAGGTAGTGCTGACTTAGAGCCGGTAGCTGAAAACGACGAAGTCGTAAAAGTAAATTGA